Proteins encoded by one window of Salvia splendens isolate huo1 chromosome 7, SspV2, whole genome shotgun sequence:
- the LOC121741625 gene encoding uncharacterized mitochondrial protein AtMg00810-like, which translates to MMLALAAIYGWSLSHLDVNNAFLYGDLEEEIYMTIPPGLEFDRLAVEGATPNSTLVCFFGIVVYVDDILLATSDPQMTENFKEFMSNHFKFKDLGVPKYFLGIEIARNKKGIQISHRKYAMDLINDAGLLGCKHLTIPMDPMKKLQLESGPLLEDPSKYRRLIGRLLYLCITRPDITYSVHKLSQYVSKPCIDHWHATEKILKYLKRTPGHGLFFSSSSKPMLSIFSDADWAACPDTRKSMTGYCLFLGNSLVTWKAKKQNTIFRSSAEAEYQAMAQATCEVVWARTLLEEFGVKTKKTVPLYCDNQSAIYICSNPVFHERTKHIEIDCHAVREKFMQGIVKPLHVRNNLQIADIFTKPLGETAFQSILDKMNFNSLYSPS; encoded by the exons ATGATGTTGGCTTTAGCTGCTATTTATGGCTGGTCTCTTAGCCACTTAGATGTCAACAATGCTTTCCTATATGGTGATCTAGAAGAAGAGATTTACATGACTATACCACCGGGCCTTGAGTTTGACAGACTTGCTGTTGAGGGGGCCACTCCTAACTCAACATTAGTCT GTTTCTTTGGTATAGTAGTCTATGTGGATGACATTTTGCTGGCAACCTCAGATCCACAAATGACTGAGAATTTCAAGGAATTTATGTCAAATCACTTCAAATTCAAGGATTTGGGAGTGCCAAAATACTTTCTTGGCATTGAGATTGCAAGGAATAAAAAGGGAATTCAGATATCACATAGGAAATATGCTATGGATTTGATCAATGATGCAGGACTTCTAGGCTGCAAACACTTAACAATACCTATGGATCCAATGAAGAAGTTGCAGTTAGAGTCTGGCCCTCTACTGGAAGATCCATCCAAGTATAGAAGATTGATTGGAAGACTTTTATATCTGTGCATCACTAGGCCGGACATTACTTATTCTGTGCACAAATTGAGTCAATATGTGTCAAAACCATGCATAGATCACTGGCATGCAACTGAGAAAATTCTGAAATATCTGAAAAGAACACCAGGCCATGGACTGTTCTTTTCCAGCAGCAGCAAGCCCATGTTGAGTATATTTTCAGATGCGGATTGGGCAGCATGCCCAGATACAAGGAAGTCTATGACTGGATATTGTTTATTCCTTGGTAATTCTCTGGTTACATGGAAAGCCAAGAAGCAAAATACAATCTTTAGATCATCGGCTGAAGCAGAATATCAAGCCATGGCACAAGCAACTTGTGAAGTTGTGTGGGCTAGAACTTTGCTTGAAGAATTTGGAGTAAAGACTAAGAAAACAGTGCCTCTTTACTGTGATAATCAATCGGCTATCTATATATGCTCTAATCCAGTTTTTCATGAAAGAACAAAGCATATAGAGATTGATTGTCACGCGGTTAGAGAAAAGTTCATGCAAGGCATTGTTAAGCCTTTACATGTCAGGAACAATCTTCAAATTGCAGACATTTTCACTAAACCATTGGGAGAAACGGCCTTTCAATCTATACTAGACAAGATGAACTTCAATAGCTTGTATAGTCCATCTTGA